In the genome of Entelurus aequoreus isolate RoL-2023_Sb linkage group LG15, RoL_Eaeq_v1.1, whole genome shotgun sequence, one region contains:
- the LOC133630292 gene encoding cAMP-responsive element modulator-like isoform X2 translates to MDSPSPSVSLEGPQALSSMATITSQTLPSDSTSSDFCTNLWGYHNNFLPGVQGDLTASQLQFPNSLFPQGVVQGSLPRKQSERSLMKNREAAREYRRRRKIYVRELERRAEQLEDENMALKEELKMCKSCQQKVK, encoded by the exons ATGGAT TCTCCAAGTCCCAGTGTGTCCCTGGAGGGCCCCCAGGCTCTGTCCTCTATGGCCACCATCACCTCCCAGACTCTGCCCAGCGACTCCACCTCTTCAGACTTCTGCACCAACCTGTGGGGTTACCACAACAACTTCTTGCCCGGAGTCCAAG GTGATCTGACCGCCTCCCAGCTACAATTCCCTAACTCCCTTTTCCCGCAGGGTGTGGTCCAAGGAAGTCTTCCCCGCAAACAATCAGAACGCAGCTTGATGAAGAACAG GGAGGCTGCGCGGGAATACCGCAGACGCAGGAAGATCTACGTGAGGGAGCTGGAGAGGCGAGCGGAGCAGCTGGAAGATGAAAACATGGCTTTGAAGGAAGAACTCAAAATGTGTAAATCGTGTCAACAGAAAGTGAAATGA
- the LOC133630292 gene encoding cAMP-responsive element modulator-like isoform X1, with amino-acid sequence MDSPSPSVSLEGPQALSSMATITSQTLPSDSTSSDFCTNLWGYHNNFLPGVQGGPFCYQNEGAQIVPIAMSTTQPGDLTASQLQFPNSLFPQGVVQGSLPRKQSERSLMKNREAAREYRRRRKIYVRELERRAEQLEDENMALKEELKMCKSCQQKVK; translated from the exons ATGGAT TCTCCAAGTCCCAGTGTGTCCCTGGAGGGCCCCCAGGCTCTGTCCTCTATGGCCACCATCACCTCCCAGACTCTGCCCAGCGACTCCACCTCTTCAGACTTCTGCACCAACCTGTGGGGTTACCACAACAACTTCTTGCCCGGAGTCCAAG GCGGTCCATTCTGCTACCAGAACGAGGGAGCTCAGATTGTGCCGATCGCCATGTCGACTACTCAACCAG GTGATCTGACCGCCTCCCAGCTACAATTCCCTAACTCCCTTTTCCCGCAGGGTGTGGTCCAAGGAAGTCTTCCCCGCAAACAATCAGAACGCAGCTTGATGAAGAACAG GGAGGCTGCGCGGGAATACCGCAGACGCAGGAAGATCTACGTGAGGGAGCTGGAGAGGCGAGCGGAGCAGCTGGAAGATGAAAACATGGCTTTGAAGGAAGAACTCAAAATGTGTAAATCGTGTCAACAGAAAGTGAAATGA
- the LOC133630292 gene encoding uncharacterized protein LOC133630292 isoform X3, with protein sequence MDSPSPSVSLEGPQALSSMATITSQTLPSDSTSSDFCTNLWGYHNNFLPGVQGGPFCYQNEGAQIVPIAMSTTQPGCGPRKSSPQTIRTQLDEEQGGCAGIPQTQEDLREGAGEASGAAGR encoded by the exons ATGGAT TCTCCAAGTCCCAGTGTGTCCCTGGAGGGCCCCCAGGCTCTGTCCTCTATGGCCACCATCACCTCCCAGACTCTGCCCAGCGACTCCACCTCTTCAGACTTCTGCACCAACCTGTGGGGTTACCACAACAACTTCTTGCCCGGAGTCCAAG GCGGTCCATTCTGCTACCAGAACGAGGGAGCTCAGATTGTGCCGATCGCCATGTCGACTACTCAACCAG GGTGTGGTCCAAGGAAGTCTTCCCCGCAAACAATCAGAACGCAGCTTGATGAAGAACAG GGAGGCTGCGCGGGAATACCGCAGACGCAGGAAGATCTACGTGAGGGAGCTGGAGAGGCGAGCGGAGCAGCTGGAAGATGA